From Salinicoccus roseus, one genomic window encodes:
- a CDS encoding ABC transporter ATP-binding protein, translating to MLTVYKYALKYKWFIAVALFFMFIELGVELLQPYLISKVIDDGIVAEDIDTVWFYLAVMFAISMAAFISGIINSYFSSHVANSFSYDLRTALFRKVQYFTLATLSKFPTSSLITRMTQDVLQTEMLLYMSLRIILRAPLLVVGSLIMSFVVNPTLGFYLSFLTPLLLIFLIFTARKGGEVFLRVQKRLDKINRFIQQNLEAVRLIKANDREKFEISKFSKVAGRLRDDTIYALRLMESIMPVLLLVINGSLLIVLWMASDLLQNNTVQVGEVVAVINYALRMQGGFSMFAFIIIAFSRSKASSERMAEVLNTPVSVNDNDEIKKVDRAGTVRFDNVSFKYPGSTRYVLRDITFDIKENEKFVIMGGTGSGKSTLLGLIPKMYDVREGDVYVNDINVKEWNEEDLRQTIGYVPQSAVLFSGSIFENLLWGDLEAGESEIFTSTQKAQIHRSIESFDHRYDTRVGQRGVTLSGGQKQRLSIARALVRKPGILILDDSTSALDIRTESALWESIKDENTTRIIVTQKVITARMADRILLLDNGEISALGSHEELVEQSELYRSIVESQMEGGQLDD from the coding sequence TTGCTGACAGTCTATAAATACGCTCTGAAATATAAATGGTTCATCGCAGTGGCACTGTTCTTCATGTTCATCGAACTTGGTGTGGAGCTGCTGCAGCCGTACCTCATCTCGAAGGTGATCGATGACGGCATCGTCGCCGAGGACATCGATACGGTATGGTTCTACTTGGCCGTCATGTTCGCCATCAGCATGGCCGCATTCATCAGCGGCATCATCAACTCCTATTTCTCGAGCCATGTCGCCAACAGTTTCAGCTATGACTTGAGGACGGCACTCTTCAGGAAGGTCCAATACTTTACACTGGCTACACTGTCCAAGTTTCCGACATCCAGCCTGATCACCCGCATGACGCAGGATGTGCTGCAGACGGAGATGCTCCTCTACATGTCGCTGCGCATCATCCTCCGCGCCCCGCTGCTCGTAGTGGGGTCGCTCATCATGTCGTTCGTCGTCAATCCGACACTCGGATTCTACCTGTCGTTCCTGACACCGCTGCTGCTGATCTTCCTCATCTTCACCGCCCGCAAGGGCGGGGAGGTCTTCCTGCGCGTGCAGAAACGTCTGGACAAGATCAACCGCTTCATCCAGCAGAATCTGGAGGCCGTGAGGCTGATCAAGGCGAATGACCGTGAAAAGTTTGAAATCAGCAAGTTCAGTAAAGTCGCCGGCAGGCTCAGGGACGATACGATCTATGCACTCCGGCTGATGGAGTCCATCATGCCGGTACTATTGCTCGTCATCAACGGCAGCCTGCTGATCGTCCTGTGGATGGCTTCGGATCTTCTGCAGAACAACACCGTCCAGGTCGGGGAAGTCGTTGCGGTCATCAACTATGCCCTCCGGATGCAGGGCGGATTCTCGATGTTCGCATTCATCATCATCGCATTCAGCCGGTCCAAGGCTTCCAGTGAACGGATGGCGGAAGTCCTGAACACACCAGTCAGTGTGAATGACAACGATGAAATAAAGAAGGTGGACCGGGCGGGCACAGTAAGATTCGACAATGTATCCTTCAAGTATCCGGGGTCCACACGCTATGTGCTCCGGGATATCACTTTCGACATCAAAGAGAACGAAAAATTCGTCATCATGGGCGGCACGGGTTCCGGCAAGAGCACACTGCTCGGCCTGATTCCGAAGATGTATGATGTCAGGGAAGGTGATGTCTATGTCAACGACATCAATGTGAAGGAATGGAACGAGGAAGATCTGCGGCAGACCATCGGCTATGTGCCGCAGTCTGCAGTCCTCTTCTCCGGCAGCATTTTTGAAAATCTGTTGTGGGGGGACCTTGAAGCCGGCGAATCCGAAATCTTCACCTCCACTCAGAAGGCGCAGATCCACCGCTCGATAGAATCGTTCGACCATCGCTATGATACGCGGGTGGGACAGCGGGGCGTCACACTTTCCGGCGGACAGAAGCAGCGCCTGTCGATCGCACGGGCCCTTGTCAGGAAACCAGGTATCCTCATCCTCGATGACAGCACCTCCGCACTCGATATCCGTACGGAATCGGCACTGTGGGAGTCCATCAAGGATGAGAATACGACGCGCATCATCGTCACGCAGAAGGTCATTACGGCAAGGATGGCCGACCGCATCCTGCTCCTCGACAATGGGGAGATCAGTGCGCTCGGAAGCCATGAAGAGCTGGTGGAACAGTCCGAACTCTACCGTTCCATCGTCGAATCACAAATGGAAGGGGGGCAATTGGATGATTGA
- a CDS encoding 2-oxoacid:ferredoxin oxidoreductase subunit beta: MATFKDFRNNIKPNWCPGCGDFSVQAAIQKACAANGLEPDELAVITGIGCSGRLSGYIKSYGFHATHGRSLPVAQGVKMANDDLTVIASGGDGDGFAIGMGHTVHALKRNIDITYIVMDNQVYGLTKGQTSPSSDKGFVTKTTPDGSKETPIQPIKTAMASGATFIAQSVSSDIKQLTAIIQQAMDHKGFSFINVFSPCVTYNKVNTYDWFKENLIPVEDIADYDHTDAQSAMQNIMAHEGMLKGIIYHDEEAKSYQENIDGYLDQPLVKKEMTIENDTFDELMAEFR, encoded by the coding sequence ATGGCGACATTCAAGGATTTCAGAAATAATATCAAACCGAACTGGTGTCCCGGCTGTGGAGACTTCAGTGTCCAGGCAGCCATACAGAAAGCATGTGCGGCAAATGGACTTGAGCCGGATGAGCTCGCAGTCATCACCGGCATCGGCTGCAGCGGCCGTCTGAGCGGCTACATCAAATCATACGGCTTCCACGCCACGCACGGACGCAGTCTGCCCGTAGCACAGGGGGTCAAGATGGCGAATGATGACCTGACCGTCATCGCCTCCGGTGGCGACGGCGACGGCTTCGCAATCGGCATGGGGCATACCGTACATGCACTGAAGCGGAACATCGACATCACCTACATCGTCATGGACAACCAGGTGTACGGCCTGACGAAAGGGCAGACCTCCCCGTCATCCGATAAGGGCTTCGTCACGAAGACGACGCCTGACGGTTCCAAGGAGACGCCGATCCAGCCGATCAAGACGGCCATGGCGAGCGGAGCGACATTCATCGCCCAGAGCGTCAGCTCGGACATCAAGCAGCTGACCGCCATCATCCAGCAGGCGATGGACCATAAGGGCTTCAGCTTCATCAATGTATTCAGTCCGTGTGTCACGTACAATAAGGTGAATACGTACGACTGGTTCAAGGAGAACCTCATACCAGTCGAGGACATTGCCGACTATGACCATACCGATGCACAATCGGCGATGCAGAACATCATGGCGCATGAAGGGATGCTGAAAGGCATCATCTACCATGACGAGGAAGCGAAATCCTATCAGGAGAACATCGACGGCTACCTCGACCAGCCACTGGTCAAGAAGGAAATGACGATCGAAAACGACACATTCGATGAACTGATGGCCGAATTCAGATAG
- a CDS encoding 2-oxoacid:acceptor oxidoreductase subunit alpha, whose protein sequence is MNEQLSWKVGGQQGEGIESTGEIFSTTLNRMGYHLYSYRHFSSRIKGGHTNNNVRISTKEVRAVSDNINILVAFDQQTIDLNSHELVEGGIILADSKFNPEKDEDLDVQLISIPFTATAKELGSQLMKNMVAIGASARLMNLELQPFKDMIYTMFIRKGQEIVDSNHEALIQGYQLMDDEMDTLRGDFEMLPSDSDPRLFLIGNDAISFGALNAGVRFMAAYPITPASEIMEYMISHLPKVGGTVIQTEDEIAAVTMAIGSNYAGARSFTSSAGPGLSLMMESIGLSGMTETPLVIVDTMRGGPSTGLPTKQEQSDLMQMIYGTHGDIPKIVLAPSDVEDAFYTTIEAFNLAEYYQVPVILLSDLQMSLGKQSSAPFDMSRVEIDRGKTITEDIEGQEDDYFERYSDEEDGISPRPIPGTKGGIHHVTGVEHSTVGTPNEGPENRQLQMDKRMRKLKDFTMDEPFKARGGVESELLILSFLSVNGVANEAAERIDADITTINLKQIHPFPIDALRPYLDGAKEILVIEQNYSAQLQSVLKMNYHGHDRIRSHVKYDGTPFKPNEIETHINSILKIKEVM, encoded by the coding sequence ATGAATGAACAATTGTCATGGAAAGTCGGCGGCCAACAGGGTGAAGGCATTGAATCGACTGGAGAGATCTTTTCGACGACGCTGAACCGCATGGGTTATCACCTATACAGCTATCGGCATTTCTCGAGCCGCATCAAGGGTGGCCATACCAATAATAATGTAAGGATTTCAACTAAAGAAGTCAGGGCGGTCAGCGACAACATCAATATTCTCGTCGCATTCGACCAGCAGACGATAGATCTCAACAGTCATGAGCTTGTTGAGGGCGGCATCATTCTTGCCGACAGCAAATTCAATCCCGAGAAGGATGAGGATCTGGATGTACAGCTGATATCCATCCCATTCACCGCTACGGCGAAGGAACTCGGCAGCCAGCTCATGAAGAATATGGTGGCGATCGGTGCAAGTGCCAGACTGATGAATCTGGAACTTCAGCCATTCAAGGATATGATCTATACCATGTTCATCAGAAAGGGGCAGGAGATCGTCGATTCCAACCACGAGGCGCTGATCCAGGGCTATCAGCTGATGGATGATGAAATGGACACGCTCAGGGGAGATTTCGAAATGCTTCCTTCCGACAGCGACCCGCGCCTCTTCCTGATCGGCAATGACGCCATCAGCTTCGGTGCACTGAACGCAGGCGTACGGTTCATGGCGGCATACCCGATCACACCGGCGAGTGAAATCATGGAATACATGATCTCGCATCTGCCGAAGGTTGGCGGTACGGTCATCCAGACGGAGGACGAGATCGCTGCGGTGACGATGGCGATCGGTTCGAACTACGCCGGTGCCAGAAGCTTCACTTCTTCAGCCGGACCGGGCCTGTCACTCATGATGGAATCGATCGGGCTCTCAGGAATGACGGAAACACCGCTCGTCATCGTCGATACGATGCGGGGTGGCCCATCGACCGGACTGCCGACCAAGCAGGAGCAGTCCGACCTGATGCAGATGATCTACGGTACACACGGTGACATCCCGAAAATCGTCCTTGCCCCGTCGGATGTGGAGGATGCATTCTATACGACGATAGAGGCGTTCAACCTCGCGGAATACTACCAGGTGCCGGTCATTCTGCTGTCTGACCTGCAGATGTCCCTCGGCAAGCAGTCCTCTGCACCATTCGACATGTCCCGCGTGGAGATCGACCGCGGCAAGACGATCACCGAAGACATCGAGGGGCAGGAGGATGACTACTTCGAGCGCTACAGCGACGAAGAGGACGGCATATCACCACGACCGATCCCGGGCACCAAGGGCGGCATCCACCATGTCACAGGCGTGGAGCACAGCACGGTCGGCACCCCGAATGAAGGGCCCGAGAACCGTCAGCTGCAGATGGATAAGCGCATGAGGAAGCTGAAGGACTTTACGATGGACGAACCGTTTAAAGCCAGGGGCGGTGTGGAGAGCGAACTGCTCATCCTGAGTTTCCTGAGCGTCAATGGTGTCGCCAATGAGGCGGCTGAACGCATCGATGCGGACATTACGACCATCAACCTCAAGCAGATCCACCCATTCCCGATAGATGCACTGAGACCATATCTGGACGGTGCAAAGGAAATACTCGTGATCGAGCAGAACTACAGCGCACAGCTGCAGAGTGTACTCAAGATGAACTATCATGGACACGACAGAATCCGTTCCCATGTCAAATACGATGGCACGCCTTTCAAACCCAATGAAATTGAAACGCATATCAATTCAATTCTTAAAATAAAGGAAGTTATGTAA
- a CDS encoding ABC transporter ATP-binding protein: protein MCIEVEKLRLKFPESESPLFTGLDLKIGKGEKVLIVGPSGSGKSTLLNVLGGLIPDTITIPMKADRLELPKSSAYVFQDPDSQFTMPTVAEELAFVLENRQVPKEEMKPLFMKALDMVGLDVAPERAIQTLSGGMKQKLAIASALLQQADTLFLDEPTSMLDGRSAAHLWDTVRAMWDELTVVIIEHRVEALWHRVDRVILMDDAGGIACSAPPEEMLEVHRRLLDQYGVWHPRSWDEAPHLPKIAPQSSTLMEAKNLSIKRGGRHLLTVDSLRIGKGEWITLEGDNGTGKSSLLLALMKLIPSGGKVLFGGGRIGRTRHLGGRVYPVFQNPELQFITNRVFDEVFINLEMHHDDRTARRETGALLERFGLSHVAHLHPLEISTGQKRRLSVATAAGGVPEILIFDEPTFGLDQRHAFNLLTMIHEMVKRGTSVIMITHDAEIMKRYPSRRLNIEDGRLVERGEVYV from the coding sequence ATGTGCATAGAAGTGGAAAAGCTGCGTCTGAAGTTCCCGGAATCGGAATCACCCCTCTTCACCGGCCTCGACCTGAAGATAGGGAAAGGTGAGAAGGTCCTCATCGTCGGACCGAGCGGCTCCGGCAAGAGCACGCTGCTCAATGTGCTCGGGGGCCTCATACCGGATACGATCACGATACCGATGAAGGCCGATAGACTTGAACTGCCCAAATCCAGTGCGTACGTCTTCCAGGACCCGGATTCCCAGTTCACGATGCCGACGGTTGCTGAGGAACTCGCCTTTGTCCTTGAGAACAGGCAGGTGCCAAAGGAAGAGATGAAGCCCCTGTTCATGAAGGCGCTCGACATGGTCGGACTTGATGTGGCGCCGGAGCGTGCCATACAGACACTCTCCGGGGGAATGAAGCAGAAGCTCGCCATCGCCTCGGCACTGCTCCAGCAGGCGGACACGCTGTTCCTCGATGAGCCGACAAGCATGCTGGACGGCAGATCGGCGGCCCATCTCTGGGATACCGTCAGGGCCATGTGGGATGAGCTGACCGTCGTCATCATCGAACATCGTGTCGAAGCACTATGGCACAGGGTCGACCGGGTGATACTGATGGATGACGCCGGTGGGATCGCATGTTCCGCACCCCCTGAGGAGATGCTGGAGGTGCATCGCCGACTGCTCGACCAATATGGCGTGTGGCATCCACGTTCTTGGGATGAGGCCCCGCACCTTCCGAAAATTGCACCGCAATCCAGCACATTGATGGAAGCAAAAAACCTCTCCATCAAGAGAGGGGGCAGGCACCTTCTGACGGTAGACAGCCTGAGGATCGGAAAAGGCGAGTGGATTACACTTGAAGGGGATAATGGAACGGGCAAGTCGAGCCTGCTGCTTGCACTGATGAAACTCATCCCTTCGGGAGGGAAGGTGCTTTTCGGAGGCGGTCGGATCGGACGGACGCGCCATCTCGGCGGCAGGGTCTATCCGGTCTTCCAGAATCCGGAACTCCAGTTCATTACGAACCGTGTGTTCGATGAAGTATTCATCAACCTGGAGATGCACCATGATGACAGGACGGCACGCCGGGAGACCGGCGCACTGCTCGAACGCTTCGGACTTTCGCATGTGGCGCATCTGCATCCGCTCGAAATATCCACCGGCCAGAAGCGTCGTCTGAGTGTAGCAACGGCAGCAGGCGGGGTGCCGGAAATCCTCATTTTCGATGAACCGACTTTCGGTCTGGATCAGCGGCATGCCTTCAATCTGCTCACGATGATCCACGAAATGGTGAAGCGGGGGACGAGCGTCATCATGATCACCCACGATGCGGAGATCATGAAGCGTTACCCCTCGAGACGCCTCAATATTGAGGACGGCCGACTTGTGGAAAGGGGGGAGGTATATGTCTGA
- a CDS encoding ECF transporter S component encodes MAKRKGLTLTDVLITVVIALVFSFIYSIWGGVYTALEPLGLHLNQLLYGMWFIAAVVAYLVIRKPGVALIAEFAAASGETIVMLQFDVMLIVYGLIQGLACEIVFAIVKYESTSLMVAVIAGISAALATFPLDWYYGYLGQLATWNLLLMFGFRVLSGALIAGWLAHLLYRALKETGVLKLVGNGHAAEEGL; translated from the coding sequence ATGGCAAAAAGAAAAGGGCTGACCCTGACCGATGTGCTGATCACGGTCGTCATCGCCCTCGTATTCTCGTTCATCTATTCAATATGGGGCGGCGTCTATACGGCGCTTGAACCGCTTGGACTGCATCTGAACCAGCTGCTGTACGGCATGTGGTTCATCGCAGCAGTGGTTGCCTATCTCGTCATAAGAAAACCCGGCGTGGCGCTGATTGCGGAATTTGCAGCGGCATCGGGAGAAACGATCGTCATGCTGCAGTTCGATGTCATGCTGATCGTGTATGGGCTCATCCAGGGGCTTGCATGCGAAATCGTATTCGCCATCGTGAAATACGAAAGCACATCCCTGATGGTGGCGGTCATCGCCGGCATTTCGGCGGCACTTGCGACATTCCCGCTCGACTGGTACTACGGCTACCTCGGCCAGCTTGCGACATGGAATCTGCTGCTGATGTTCGGCTTCAGGGTGCTGAGTGGTGCACTCATTGCCGGCTGGCTCGCGCACCTGCTGTACCGTGCACTGAAGGAGACTGGTGTACTGAAACTCGTCGGCAATGGCCATGCTGCTGAAGAAGGGCTTTGA
- a CDS encoding ABC transporter ATP-binding protein → MIDFIRRPFGHEPVLKKEEIGRKKKKEDQRANDITGTLKRMWQFISEERALLYGIIFLVTLTSLLSITGPFLVGYIVDNYFIPGEMDGLSTILLFLLVVYILLSSTQYTAAFFMVGLSQRTVYKLRSRLFSHMQKLPVSFYDKRQHGELMSRMTNDIETISQTLNTSFIQFTTSIVTLIGTISVMLYLSPLLTLLTVLIIPVLIFAVGFITRRTGPLYKKRQRATGELNGYIEEMVSGQEIVKVFSQEETAIRNFNEKAGNLRDITFWAFLYAGFIPKVMNMLNNVSFTIVAGAGGLLVFYTDGVVTIGTIVVFAEYARQFTRPLADLSNQFNQVLSAIAGAERVFGIIDSEPEKDEGKITGRTIAGEIEFDDVSFSYDPTQKTPTIRNLSFRIDAGESVALIGATGAGKTTVMQLLARFYETDSGEVRIDGENILDYSRSTVRSQTAFVLQDPYLFESTIRENIRYGKLDATDEEVVEAAKLANAHDFIVALEEGYDTVLEADEGFISQGQKQLISIARALITDPAILLLDEATSSIDTVTELKIQEALERLMKDRTSIIIAHRLNTIKAVDRIFVMELGELVESGSEEELVRQRGRYYQMVDDNK, encoded by the coding sequence ATGATTGATTTTATCAGACGGCCATTCGGCCACGAACCGGTCCTCAAAAAGGAGGAGATCGGCCGAAAGAAAAAGAAGGAGGACCAGCGGGCGAACGACATCACCGGCACCCTGAAGCGGATGTGGCAGTTCATTTCGGAGGAGCGGGCGCTTCTATACGGCATCATCTTCCTCGTGACACTGACCAGCCTGCTGAGCATCACAGGGCCCTTCCTCGTCGGGTATATCGTGGACAACTACTTCATACCGGGGGAGATGGACGGACTGTCCACCATACTGCTCTTCCTGCTCGTCGTCTACATCCTGCTGTCATCGACGCAGTATACCGCCGCCTTCTTCATGGTGGGGCTGTCCCAGAGGACGGTCTATAAGCTGCGGAGCCGGCTGTTTTCACATATGCAGAAACTGCCGGTATCATTCTATGACAAGCGGCAGCACGGCGAGCTGATGAGCCGCATGACCAATGACATCGAAACGATTTCACAGACGCTCAATACATCATTCATCCAGTTCACGACAAGCATCGTCACGCTGATCGGTACGATCAGCGTCATGCTTTATCTGAGTCCACTGCTCACACTCCTCACCGTGCTGATCATCCCGGTGCTGATATTCGCTGTAGGCTTCATCACAAGGCGCACCGGACCGCTCTATAAGAAACGGCAGCGGGCGACCGGTGAACTGAACGGATATATCGAAGAGATGGTATCCGGGCAGGAGATCGTCAAGGTCTTCTCGCAGGAGGAGACGGCGATCCGCAACTTCAATGAAAAGGCGGGAAATCTCAGGGACATCACCTTCTGGGCATTCCTGTACGCTGGCTTCATCCCGAAAGTGATGAACATGCTGAACAACGTCAGCTTTACGATTGTGGCCGGTGCCGGCGGTCTGCTCGTCTTCTATACGGATGGTGTCGTCACAATCGGTACCATCGTCGTGTTTGCAGAATATGCACGGCAGTTCACACGGCCGCTTGCCGACCTTTCCAACCAGTTCAACCAGGTGCTTTCGGCCATCGCCGGAGCGGAGCGCGTATTCGGCATCATCGATTCCGAGCCGGAGAAGGATGAAGGGAAGATCACCGGCAGGACCATAGCGGGTGAGATTGAATTCGATGATGTCTCATTCTCCTATGACCCGACGCAGAAGACACCGACGATCAGAAACTTGAGCTTCAGGATCGATGCAGGCGAATCGGTCGCCCTGATCGGTGCGACCGGTGCCGGCAAGACGACCGTCATGCAGCTGCTGGCCAGGTTCTATGAAACGGATTCCGGAGAGGTCCGGATCGACGGGGAGAACATCCTCGACTACAGCCGTTCGACCGTCCGTTCACAGACGGCGTTCGTCCTGCAGGATCCCTACCTGTTCGAATCGACGATCCGGGAGAACATCCGCTACGGCAAACTTGATGCAACGGATGAGGAAGTGGTCGAGGCGGCGAAGCTTGCCAACGCCCACGACTTCATCGTTGCATTAGAAGAGGGCTATGACACGGTTCTGGAAGCCGACGAGGGCTTCATCTCCCAGGGGCAGAAACAGCTGATATCGATCGCCCGCGCCCTTATCACGGATCCGGCGATACTGCTACTGGACGAGGCGACGAGCAGCATCGATACGGTGACGGAGCTCAAGATCCAGGAGGCGCTCGAGCGGCTGATGAAGGACCGGACAAGCATCATCATCGCCCACAGGCTGAATACGATAAAGGCCGTGGACCGCATCTTCGTCATGGAGCTCGGGGAATTGGTCGAAAGCGGTTCTGAAGAGGAACTCGTCAGACAGCGCGGCCGCTATTACCAGATGGTAGACGACAATAAATGA